A region from the Mucilaginibacter sp. CSA2-8R genome encodes:
- a CDS encoding DNA-3-methyladenine glycosylase 2 family protein: MSPSVFTLDNYHTLCDQLAAQDADLAAIISQYGYPPYWSRPNTFESLVHIILEQQVSLASALSALNKLKEKIQQITPSRVLLLTDEELKACYFSRQKTAYIRYLAEALLSKQLDLHELVQLSDDEVRTRLTALKGIGNWTVDIYLLMILHRTNIFPVGDLAIINAVKKLKHLPVATPKEEILVLANAWQPYRSIAAMLLWHFYLSKPASNPKKQML, translated from the coding sequence TTGAGCCCGTCCGTATTTACACTCGATAACTATCACACCTTATGCGACCAGTTGGCGGCTCAGGATGCCGACCTGGCGGCCATTATCAGTCAATATGGATATCCGCCTTACTGGTCGAGGCCCAATACTTTCGAGTCGTTGGTACATATTATACTGGAGCAGCAGGTTTCGCTGGCATCGGCATTGTCGGCGCTCAACAAACTGAAAGAAAAGATACAGCAAATTACCCCGAGCAGGGTACTTTTACTAACCGACGAAGAACTTAAAGCCTGTTATTTCAGTCGGCAAAAAACCGCTTATATACGTTACCTGGCCGAAGCATTGCTCAGTAAACAGCTTGATTTACATGAGTTGGTGCAGTTGAGTGATGATGAAGTACGCACCCGGTTAACTGCTTTAAAAGGTATCGGCAACTGGACAGTAGATATTTACCTGCTGATGATTTTACACCGGACTAATATATTTCCGGTAGGAGATTTAGCTATTATCAATGCAGTAAAAAAACTAAAACATTTACCTGTCGCAACGCCCAAAGAAGAAATTTTAGTATTAGCCAATGCATGGCAGCCCTACCGCAGTATAGCTGCCATGCTGTTATGGCATTTTTATTTGAGCAAGCCTGCTTCAAACCCTAAAAAGCAGATGCTGTAA
- a CDS encoding alpha/beta hydrolase yields the protein MAFLQLPELGQIHYHEYGTGNKPMLAFHGYGMTGRQFEVLQKSVLSKYRVYSFDHFFHGQTQLNSWTEQQILSGMPRELMRAYLQAWFNQHGGLQRISLMGYSIGANLALILIEEFAEWIDEIILMAPDGLSVYKGFRFLMHNPAGKYLFKTVTKSKWLAPGVLKGLKRVKFIDESLYKIAYSEMDTPQKRQDVYYTLNHIKQLQPDVVKITGLINQYNIKCHLVFGKFDMLFPVSSAANFISKLQSPQVHEVPQGHWLVTPQLDEYLVNCKL from the coding sequence ATGGCTTTTTTACAACTACCCGAATTAGGACAAATTCATTACCACGAATATGGCACCGGCAATAAGCCTATGCTGGCTTTTCATGGTTATGGCATGACGGGGCGGCAGTTCGAGGTGTTACAAAAATCAGTACTCAGCAAATACCGGGTGTACAGTTTTGACCATTTTTTTCATGGGCAAACCCAGTTAAATAGCTGGACCGAGCAACAGATATTATCCGGAATGCCCAGGGAGTTGATGCGAGCTTACTTGCAGGCCTGGTTTAACCAGCATGGCGGTCTGCAGCGCATTAGTTTGATGGGCTATTCGATTGGGGCCAACCTAGCTTTGATATTAATTGAAGAATTTGCTGAGTGGATTGACGAAATTATCCTGATGGCACCCGATGGACTATCGGTATACAAAGGCTTTAGGTTTTTAATGCATAACCCGGCCGGTAAGTATCTTTTTAAAACCGTTACCAAAAGTAAATGGCTGGCTCCGGGTGTGCTGAAGGGTTTAAAACGGGTAAAGTTTATTGACGAGAGTCTTTACAAGATAGCTTACAGTGAAATGGACACACCGCAAAAGCGGCAGGATGTGTATTACACTTTAAATCACATCAAACAGTTGCAGCCCGATGTGGTTAAAATAACGGGTTTAATTAATCAATATAACATCAAATGCCACCTTGTGTTCGGTAAGTTTGATATGCTATTCCCGGTAAGCTCCGCCGCCAATTTTATAAGTAAGCTTCAAAGTCCGCAGGTACACGAGGTGCCGCAGGGGCATTGGCTGGTTACGCCGCAATTAGATGAATACCTGGTAAACTGTAAACTATGA
- a CDS encoding type 1 glutamine amidotransferase domain-containing protein has protein sequence MANLSNRKVAILTEEGFEQVELTSPKEALLAAGATVHIISPKGGKIKAWDQDHWGIEVDVDKVLSDVSPDDYDALVLPGGVLNPDKLRQNKDAVAFVSAFLDESKPVAAICHGPQMLIETGMIKGRKLTSYPSLQTDLKNAGAEWVDEEVVTDKGLVTSRTPADLEAFNKKTIEEIGEGVHDAAHS, from the coding sequence ATGGCAAATTTAAGTAACCGTAAAGTAGCTATCCTGACTGAAGAGGGATTTGAGCAGGTGGAGTTAACCAGTCCGAAAGAGGCTTTGCTGGCCGCTGGTGCCACCGTACACATTATATCGCCTAAAGGCGGAAAAATTAAGGCGTGGGACCAAGACCATTGGGGTATTGAAGTAGACGTTGATAAAGTGCTGAGTGATGTAAGCCCGGATGATTATGATGCCCTGGTGTTACCCGGCGGTGTATTAAACCCGGATAAATTACGCCAAAATAAAGATGCAGTGGCATTTGTATCTGCGTTTTTAGACGAAAGTAAACCTGTAGCAGCTATATGCCACGGTCCGCAAATGCTGATTGAAACCGGCATGATAAAAGGGCGCAAGCTAACATCATACCCATCACTGCAAACCGATTTGAAAAATGCCGGTGCCGAGTGGGTTGATGAAGAAGTTGTAACCGATAAAGGCTTAGTAACCAGCCGTACACCGGCCGACTTGGAAGCGTTTAACAAAAAAACAATTGAGGAAATTGGCGAAGGCGTGCATGATGCTGCCCATAGCTAA
- a CDS encoding peptidase, translated as MTYCLGIKVKEGLVAIADTRITSGTDVTTKKKLTTVQKDKCSLFIMTSGLRSVRDKAIIYFDELLETNLEQYNKLYKVVNAFGEQVKRVAEEDREPLEKAGFKFNLNTIIGGQMKDDEEHKLFLLYPEGNWVELGNGAPYVIIGNAAQGKAILNRILKGDTSMKLALKAGFLSFDSTRISAVDVGFPIDVALYKNGSFNMVDYHYESTDLENVSAQWHEELKKALNNTSNQWIDNAFNQLENNTINKTDPHEV; from the coding sequence ATGACGTATTGCCTGGGCATTAAAGTAAAAGAAGGACTGGTAGCCATTGCCGATACCCGCATTACATCGGGTACTGATGTAACTACTAAAAAGAAACTCACCACTGTACAAAAAGATAAGTGCTCGTTATTTATCATGACCAGCGGTTTACGCTCGGTACGCGATAAAGCCATTATTTATTTTGATGAACTGCTGGAAACTAACCTGGAGCAGTACAACAAACTATATAAGGTGGTTAATGCCTTTGGAGAACAAGTAAAGCGCGTTGCTGAAGAAGACCGAGAGCCTTTAGAAAAAGCCGGCTTTAAGTTTAACCTGAACACCATTATTGGCGGACAGATGAAAGACGATGAAGAACACAAGCTTTTTTTGCTATACCCCGAAGGTAACTGGGTAGAGTTAGGTAATGGTGCCCCATACGTCATCATTGGTAATGCAGCGCAAGGCAAAGCCATATTAAACCGTATTTTAAAAGGAGATACCAGCATGAAACTGGCGCTAAAAGCCGGCTTTCTGTCTTTTGACTCTACCCGCATCAGTGCGGTTGATGTAGGCTTTCCTATTGATGTGGCTTTGTATAAGAATGGCAGCTTTAATATGGTAGATTATCATTATGAAAGTACCGATCTGGAAAACGTATCGGCCCAATGGCACGAAGAGTTAAAAAAGGCGCTCAACAATACCTCAAACCAATGGATTGACAACGCGTTTAACCAATTGGAAAACAACACTATTAATAAAACCGACCCGCATGAAGTTTAA
- the crtD gene encoding 1-hydroxycarotenoid 3,4-desaturase CrtD, with amino-acid sequence MPQQKALIIGAGIAGIATAIRLAVKGYAVEVYEANHYAGGKLSEFEQGGYRFDAGPSLFTMPQYVDELFTLAGKNPTDYFRYQKLDTVCRYFFDDGTRINAYADPGKLVNEVNKQTGEPAASLQKYSQNSRRIYEITNHVFLEQSLHRLKTYLSLNTVKSILRFFQIDAFRSMNKANESFFGDKRLVQFFNRYATYNGSNPYQAPATLNVIPHLEQYFGAYFPEGGMYSITTSLVKLAQDLGVKFNFGAVVEEIVLEKRKAAGITVAGKFMTADIVISNMDVWFTYRKLLSKHPNLFPEKILNQERSSSALIFYWGIRKQFAELDLHNILFSADYEAEFNAIWKQKTIYHDPTVYLNISSKYETSDAPSGCENWFVMINVPANTGQDWESLIADARRNIIKKLSHQLGQDIAPLIVDESILDPRSIESRTSSYQGSLYGTSSNSQFAAFLRHANRSAKIKNLYFCGGSVHPGGGIPLALLSAKIVSDWV; translated from the coding sequence ATGCCTCAACAAAAAGCCCTGATTATTGGTGCCGGTATAGCCGGAATAGCTACGGCTATACGCTTAGCTGTTAAAGGTTACGCTGTTGAAGTATATGAAGCCAATCATTATGCGGGTGGCAAATTATCCGAGTTTGAACAGGGAGGTTACCGTTTTGATGCCGGCCCAAGTTTGTTTACCATGCCTCAATATGTAGATGAATTATTTACATTGGCCGGTAAAAACCCGACGGACTATTTCAGATACCAAAAACTGGATACCGTTTGTCGTTATTTTTTTGACGACGGTACTCGCATCAACGCTTATGCCGACCCCGGCAAACTGGTTAACGAAGTAAACAAACAAACCGGCGAGCCTGCCGCATCATTACAAAAGTATTCGCAAAATAGTCGCCGCATTTACGAAATCACTAATCATGTGTTTCTGGAGCAATCGTTGCACCGCTTAAAAACTTATTTAAGCTTGAATACGGTTAAGTCGATACTTCGATTTTTTCAGATTGATGCTTTCAGGAGTATGAACAAGGCCAACGAAAGCTTTTTTGGAGACAAACGGCTGGTGCAATTTTTTAACCGTTATGCCACTTACAACGGGTCTAACCCTTACCAGGCACCTGCTACTTTAAATGTTATCCCTCACTTAGAACAATATTTTGGCGCTTACTTTCCGGAGGGCGGCATGTACAGCATTACCACAAGCCTGGTTAAATTAGCTCAGGATTTAGGCGTGAAGTTTAATTTTGGAGCAGTTGTAGAAGAGATTGTGCTTGAGAAACGCAAAGCTGCCGGTATTACAGTTGCCGGTAAGTTTATGACGGCTGATATAGTAATCTCCAATATGGATGTTTGGTTTACCTATCGCAAACTGCTAAGCAAGCATCCCAATCTTTTTCCCGAAAAAATATTAAACCAGGAGCGCAGCAGCTCAGCTTTGATTTTTTATTGGGGTATCCGCAAACAATTTGCGGAACTTGATTTGCACAACATACTTTTTAGTGCCGATTATGAGGCGGAGTTTAATGCCATCTGGAAACAGAAAACTATTTACCACGACCCAACGGTGTATCTCAATATCAGTTCTAAATACGAAACCAGTGATGCGCCATCCGGATGCGAAAACTGGTTCGTGATGATTAACGTGCCGGCTAACACTGGACAGGACTGGGAAAGCCTGATTGCCGATGCCCGGCGTAACATTATCAAAAAGCTCTCGCACCAGTTGGGCCAAGACATTGCCCCGCTGATTGTTGACGAAAGTATTTTAGACCCGCGGAGTATAGAAAGCCGCACATCATCTTATCAAGGCTCATTATATGGCACCAGCTCAAACAGCCAGTTTGCGGCTTTTTTGCGCCATGCCAACCGGTCGGCTAAAATCAAGAACCTGTATTTTTGCGGAGGCAGTGTGCACCCCGGTGGCGGCATACCGCTGGCGTTGTTGTCGGCCAAAATTGTTAGCGATTGGGTTTAA
- a CDS encoding LysR substrate-binding domain-containing protein yields the protein MISFAHRVFLEVAANLSFSKAAQVLFITQPAISKHIKALEDQYKLPLFERRGNSIILTEAGKKLNEYLLQATEIERKAEYDLSVLSNQAQAAGHLRLGASTTIALYILPPILSGFQRQYASVGVQLVNRNSEYILNALLNHEVDIGIIEVDNKLTNVSYQPFMSDEVIPVCSAKSPLSGKSLTLKQFLKTPLALRERGSGTLNALLKALADHHIKPAELLVKIRLGGTEALKNFLLADQCLGFMPRPSIVRELAEGDLVEVPIEGLKITRNFYFIRRKGTEDYGLTSNFMNYALQHH from the coding sequence ATGATATCCTTTGCTCATCGTGTGTTTTTAGAAGTTGCTGCCAATTTGAGTTTCTCAAAAGCAGCCCAGGTGCTGTTTATTACCCAGCCGGCCATCAGCAAGCATATCAAAGCACTTGAAGACCAGTATAAATTACCCCTGTTTGAACGCCGGGGCAACAGCATTATTTTAACCGAAGCCGGTAAAAAGTTGAATGAGTATTTGTTGCAGGCTACCGAGATTGAGCGCAAGGCCGAATATGATTTATCAGTATTGAGTAACCAGGCCCAGGCTGCTGGGCATTTGCGCTTAGGAGCAAGTACTACTATTGCTTTATATATATTACCACCTATTTTGTCCGGTTTTCAGCGGCAATACGCCAGCGTAGGGGTGCAATTAGTAAATCGTAATTCAGAATATATACTTAACGCTTTATTAAATCACGAGGTAGATATCGGAATTATTGAGGTAGATAATAAGTTAACCAACGTATCTTATCAGCCTTTTATGAGCGATGAGGTAATACCGGTATGTTCGGCTAAAAGTCCGCTTTCGGGCAAATCATTAACCTTAAAGCAGTTTTTGAAAACACCCTTGGCCTTGCGCGAGCGCGGATCGGGAACATTGAATGCATTGTTGAAAGCTTTAGCCGATCATCATATTAAGCCTGCCGAACTTTTGGTAAAAATAAGATTGGGAGGAACAGAAGCATTGAAAAACTTTTTGCTGGCCGACCAGTGTCTTGGTTTTATGCCGCGCCCATCCATTGTGCGCGAGCTGGCCGAAGGTGATTTGGTAGAGGTTCCGATAGAAGGGCTAAAAATTACCCGTAACTTTTATTTTATCCGTCGTAAAGGAACCGAAGATTATGGGTTAACCAGCAATTTTATGAATTACGCGTTGCAACACCATTAA
- a CDS encoding transglutaminase family protein yields the protein MKFKVTGQLGYEVTAPSTFILNIHALRTPAQAILEETFTVEPYFKIEEFSHYTENRFIRLEVTEPTMLNISYSALVDTSFKLTPAGQLTQVPIADADPMVLPYIFPSRYCQSDKLFRFANNKFGKFNNAFEKVVALTQWIHDNVEYLSGSTNSQTSAYDTVTELAGVCRDFAHLGIALCRALDIPARYFTGYAYQLNPPDFHACFEAYLGGKWIIFDATQLAPLNGLVKIATGRDAADAAIASIFGNVNCLSVSSACELADQNFEPVFYDSNNPVGLTYL from the coding sequence ATGAAGTTTAAGGTTACCGGGCAATTGGGTTACGAAGTAACTGCGCCATCAACATTTATACTCAATATACATGCATTGCGCACCCCGGCCCAAGCCATCCTCGAAGAAACTTTTACGGTTGAACCTTATTTTAAAATTGAAGAGTTTTCGCACTATACCGAAAACCGTTTTATCAGGCTCGAAGTTACCGAGCCTACCATGTTAAACATAAGCTACAGTGCCCTGGTTGATACTTCTTTTAAGTTAACGCCGGCTGGCCAGCTTACGCAAGTTCCAATTGCAGATGCAGACCCCATGGTGCTGCCTTACATTTTTCCGAGCCGTTATTGCCAGTCGGACAAACTGTTTCGGTTTGCCAACAACAAGTTTGGTAAATTTAATAATGCATTTGAAAAAGTAGTAGCACTTACCCAATGGATACATGATAACGTAGAATACCTAAGCGGTTCTACCAACTCGCAAACTTCAGCATATGATACGGTTACCGAATTGGCCGGAGTTTGCCGCGATTTTGCGCACTTGGGTATTGCGCTTTGCCGGGCTTTAGATATACCAGCCCGCTACTTTACAGGCTACGCCTACCAGCTTAATCCACCCGATTTTCATGCTTGTTTTGAAGCTTATTTAGGAGGCAAATGGATTATTTTTGATGCTACCCAACTGGCGCCATTAAATGGCTTGGTAAAAATAGCTACCGGCCGCGATGCTGCCGATGCAGCTATTGCTTCTATTTTTGGCAACGTAAACTGCCTCTCGGTGTCATCCGCCTGCGAGCTGGCCGATCAGAATTTTGAGCCTGTTTTTTATGATAGTAATAATCCGGTAGGTTTAACTTACTTATAG
- a CDS encoding glycosyltransferase family 87 protein: MQLHKRHLTLLLAVISVAFIFISYQRGMKADVAGDYYIYWQTGKHFLSGEKLYTPGLVDGGFTYPPFAALFFSLFSAFPFHISAFVFTYLVNYGLWMASIFLTKNIFELYYPQSNTTWPLILAFLFSIGFYWHNYIWMNANLPVLCLTLLGIRHYQQKKFGLSYVFFMAGTFFKITPVLFLAFAAIKRGPKDWPKIILIALPFIIIPALLRGWPTGLNDWQGYYAAFVAPFSKGQIDENIISLGIPALLEKLDTGNAAVGLSPLFHLSPSILKTIILYFQIIVMGALTAKFVYDRYVKKEEAFSAADYSLIFLVTLLLPGRVWAHHHVCAIFIYTYVFHTLIHEKRTVLLVVTCVLCLLTDVISKAIIGQTLTDVFKFYSFITVVMIWMFILCITLNMPGKRKYALSAV; encoded by the coding sequence ATGCAGCTCCATAAACGCCACCTTACGCTACTGCTTGCAGTTATATCTGTCGCTTTTATATTTATATCATACCAGCGCGGTATGAAGGCCGATGTTGCCGGCGACTATTATATTTACTGGCAAACCGGCAAGCATTTTTTAAGTGGCGAAAAATTATACACACCAGGTTTAGTTGATGGTGGTTTTACCTACCCACCTTTCGCAGCTTTGTTTTTCAGCCTGTTTTCTGCTTTTCCGTTTCATATTTCGGCTTTTGTGTTTACTTACCTGGTTAATTACGGTTTGTGGATGGCATCAATTTTTCTGACTAAAAACATTTTTGAGCTATATTATCCTCAAAGCAATACCACCTGGCCTTTAATCTTAGCCTTTCTGTTTTCCATCGGTTTTTACTGGCACAATTACATATGGATGAATGCCAATTTACCGGTGTTGTGCTTAACGCTGCTGGGCATAAGGCATTATCAACAAAAAAAATTTGGCCTCAGTTATGTGTTTTTTATGGCCGGAACCTTTTTTAAAATTACTCCGGTACTGTTCCTGGCTTTTGCAGCCATTAAACGCGGGCCTAAAGACTGGCCTAAAATTATACTTATCGCCTTACCATTTATCATTATACCTGCCTTGTTAAGAGGTTGGCCCACCGGACTTAACGACTGGCAAGGTTACTACGCAGCTTTTGTTGCACCATTTTCGAAAGGACAGATTGACGAAAATATTATAAGTCTGGGTATACCGGCCCTGCTCGAAAAGCTGGATACCGGCAATGCAGCCGTCGGGTTGTCGCCTTTATTTCACTTATCGCCAAGCATTTTAAAAACTATTATTTTATACTTTCAGATAATTGTGATGGGGGCATTAACTGCCAAGTTTGTTTACGACCGGTATGTTAAAAAAGAAGAAGCATTTTCGGCGGCAGATTACAGCCTTATTTTTTTAGTTACACTTTTACTGCCCGGCCGGGTGTGGGCACACCACCACGTTTGTGCTATTTTTATTTACACCTATGTTTTCCATACCTTAATACACGAAAAGCGAACTGTGCTACTCGTTGTCACCTGCGTACTTTGCCTGCTTACCGATGTAATTTCGAAAGCCATTATTGGCCAAACGTTAACTGATGTCTTTAAATTTTACAGCTTCATCACAGTGGTGATGATTTGGATGTTCATCTTATGCATAACACTTAATATGCCTGGCAAACGCAAATATGCCTTAAGCGCTGTTTAA